A region of Ictidomys tridecemlineatus isolate mIctTri1 chromosome 4, mIctTri1.hap1, whole genome shotgun sequence DNA encodes the following proteins:
- the Ms4a2 gene encoding high affinity immunoglobulin epsilon receptor subunit beta isoform X1: protein MDPENTSRADLALPNPQGPSSAPEIEVLEVSPGDLPQLGTPTAPPPPKTWLTFLKRELQFLGVTQILIGAICLCCGIIVCSVLEMSDFDEEIFSSIKAGYPFWGAVLFAISGLLSIMSEKKNGIHLVRGRLGANTVSSIAGGVGIVILILNLGNNWVYISQCENLHEDDGCFVASFTTEIVAMMLFLTILGLCSTVSLTIYGIGEEFKRNKIPDDRLYEELNIYSPIYSELEEKIETSSPTSS from the exons ATGGACCCAGAAAATACGAGCAGAGCAGATCTGGCTCTTCCAAACCCACAGGGGCCTTCCAG TGCGCCCGAAATCGAGGTCTTGGAAGTGTCTCCTGGTGACCTTCCCCAGCTGGGGACACCGACCGCACCCCCACCACCAAAGACATGGCTGACATTTTTGAAGAGAGAGCTGCAGTTCCTGGGG GTAACACAGATTCTGATTGGTGCCATATGCCTTTGTTGTGGAATAATTGTCTGCTCTGTGCTTGAAATGTCAGACTTtgatgaagaaatattttcatcaatTAAAGCAGGCTACCCATTTTGGGGAGCAGTACTT TTTGCTATCTCTGGACTCTTATCAATTatgtctgaaaagaaaaatggaattcatCTG GTGCGAGGACGACTGGGAGCAAACACGGTCAGCAGCATAGCCGGGGGAGTGGGCATTGTCATCCTGATCCTCAACCTGGGCAACAACTGGGTTTATATCAGCCAGTGTGAGAACCTTCATGAGGATGACGGCTGCTTCGTGGCTTCTTTCACCACT GAAATTGTGGCAATGATGCTGTTTCTCACCATCCTGGGGTTGTGCAGTACGGTGTCACTCACAATCTATGGGATTGGAgaagaattcaaaagaaataag ATTCCAGATGATCGTCTCTATGaagaattaaacatttattcaccAATTTACAGTGagttggaagaaaaaatagaaacatctTCTCCCACGAGTTCCTAA
- the Ms4a2 gene encoding high affinity immunoglobulin epsilon receptor subunit beta isoform X2 yields MDPENTSRADLALPNPQGPSSAPEIEVLEVSPGDLPQLGTPTAPPPPKTWLTFLKRELQFLGVTQILIGAICLCCGIIVCSVLEMSDFDEEIFSSIKAGYPFWGAVLFAISGLLSIMSEKKNGIHLNLHEDDGCFVASFTTEIVAMMLFLTILGLCSTVSLTIYGIGEEFKRNKIPDDRLYEELNIYSPIYSELEEKIETSSPTSS; encoded by the exons ATGGACCCAGAAAATACGAGCAGAGCAGATCTGGCTCTTCCAAACCCACAGGGGCCTTCCAG TGCGCCCGAAATCGAGGTCTTGGAAGTGTCTCCTGGTGACCTTCCCCAGCTGGGGACACCGACCGCACCCCCACCACCAAAGACATGGCTGACATTTTTGAAGAGAGAGCTGCAGTTCCTGGGG GTAACACAGATTCTGATTGGTGCCATATGCCTTTGTTGTGGAATAATTGTCTGCTCTGTGCTTGAAATGTCAGACTTtgatgaagaaatattttcatcaatTAAAGCAGGCTACCCATTTTGGGGAGCAGTACTT TTTGCTATCTCTGGACTCTTATCAATTatgtctgaaaagaaaaatggaattcatCTG AACCTTCATGAGGATGACGGCTGCTTCGTGGCTTCTTTCACCACT GAAATTGTGGCAATGATGCTGTTTCTCACCATCCTGGGGTTGTGCAGTACGGTGTCACTCACAATCTATGGGATTGGAgaagaattcaaaagaaataag ATTCCAGATGATCGTCTCTATGaagaattaaacatttattcaccAATTTACAGTGagttggaagaaaaaatagaaacatctTCTCCCACGAGTTCCTAA